From the Leptolyngbya sp. O-77 genome, one window contains:
- the tig gene encoding trigger factor translates to MKVTQEKLPASRLGLEIEIPSESTLQAYEKTLQQLIRNANIPGFRKGKVPRQVVLQRYGSRSIKATAIDELIEDALRQVIEQEKIDALGNAELRSPIEDLVEQYEPGQPLTVSLAIDVAPTAKLENYKGLTTQAEEILYKPEKVDEVLERYRERSATRVPVEGRPAQAQDIAVIDFTGQLVGDEPKEIPGGSATDFELELSEGRFIPGFVEGIIGMSVGETKEIETTFPEDYSQAELSGQPAVFTVTLKDLKEKELPELDDDFAQDISEFETLAELRESLEKRFQDEANDKTKANKQEALLEALVANLEVELPETLIRREVDHMITQTAMRFSEQGMDIKQMFTPEVVNMMRQRSRPEAIARLRRTMALGEVAKQESITVDAAEVEAKVEEVLKELDGQSIDRNRLREVIEEDLIRDKIFEFLEANCTVELVPEGTLVKEKSVEMEPTQDDATDTATLSSTEDAVDVGAKAEPALAEEPASTEAAVEVVAEVDAPATPAEKTAKSTRSKSAKSAAESPESAKSEAIAEVEVTEEAAAKPAARKRSTPKSKKDEG, encoded by the coding sequence ATGAAAGTTACCCAGGAAAAACTCCCGGCCAGTCGGCTTGGGCTAGAAATTGAAATTCCCTCCGAGTCTACTTTGCAGGCCTACGAAAAGACCCTGCAACAGCTGATCCGCAATGCCAATATTCCTGGGTTCCGCAAGGGGAAAGTGCCGCGTCAGGTTGTTTTGCAGCGCTATGGCAGCCGCAGTATCAAGGCGACTGCCATCGATGAGCTGATTGAAGATGCGCTTCGTCAGGTGATTGAGCAAGAGAAAATCGATGCGTTGGGAAATGCTGAGCTGCGATCGCCCATCGAAGACCTGGTAGAGCAATATGAACCGGGTCAACCGCTGACGGTTTCGCTGGCAATTGACGTTGCACCAACCGCAAAGCTAGAGAATTACAAAGGGCTAACGACTCAAGCCGAAGAAATCCTCTACAAACCGGAAAAAGTTGACGAGGTTCTTGAACGCTATCGAGAGCGATCGGCAACGCGAGTGCCTGTCGAAGGTCGTCCGGCTCAAGCGCAAGACATCGCCGTGATTGACTTTACAGGTCAACTTGTGGGCGATGAGCCTAAGGAGATTCCAGGCGGTAGCGCTACCGATTTTGAATTAGAACTGTCTGAAGGACGCTTCATTCCTGGATTTGTGGAAGGCATCATCGGAATGTCGGTCGGAGAGACCAAGGAAATCGAGACGACGTTTCCTGAAGACTATTCGCAGGCAGAACTGTCTGGCCAGCCTGCGGTGTTTACAGTGACGCTGAAGGACTTGAAAGAAAAGGAACTGCCGGAACTAGATGACGATTTCGCGCAGGACATCAGCGAGTTTGAGACCTTGGCGGAACTGCGGGAGTCGCTGGAAAAGCGCTTCCAGGACGAGGCCAATGACAAAACCAAGGCAAACAAACAAGAAGCATTGCTCGAAGCGCTGGTTGCCAATCTAGAGGTTGAATTACCAGAAACCCTGATTCGCCGCGAGGTGGATCACATGATTACCCAGACCGCAATGCGCTTCAGCGAACAGGGCATGGACATTAAGCAAATGTTTACACCCGAAGTGGTGAACATGATGCGACAGCGATCCCGCCCTGAGGCGATCGCCCGTCTCCGGCGCACGATGGCTCTGGGCGAGGTAGCCAAGCAAGAGTCCATCACAGTAGACGCTGCTGAAGTCGAAGCAAAAGTTGAAGAAGTCTTAAAGGAGCTGGACGGGCAGTCTATCGACCGCAATCGCCTGCGGGAAGTAATTGAGGAAGACCTGATTCGCGACAAAATCTTTGAGTTTTTGGAAGCCAATTGCACTGTGGAACTGGTTCCCGAAGGAACGCTGGTGAAAGAAAAATCAGTGGAAATGGAACCCACGCAAGACGACGCAACCGACACAGCCACTCTATCTAGCACCGAGGATGCCGTAGATGTTGGCGCTAAAGCCGAACCCGCCCTGGCAGAAGAACCCGCTAGCACAGAGGCAGCGGTAGAAGTCGTGGCAGAAGTTGATGCTCCCGCCACACCCGCCGAGAAGACGGCCAAATCGACTCGCTCAAAATCAGCCAAGTCGGCAGCAGAATCCCCAGAAAGTGCTAAATCAGAGGCGATCGCCGAGGTTGAAGTGACGGAGGAAGCAGCCGCCAAGCCCGCTGCCCGCAAGCGCAGCACTCCCAAGTCCAAAAAAGATGAGGGTTGA